In Anaerobacillus isosaccharinicus, one genomic interval encodes:
- a CDS encoding polysaccharide deacetylase family protein: MPNVMLTFPEGKNKVVTMSYDDGKNADRRLVSIFNQYGIKGTFHLNSGLTETKERISKQKIAELYQNHEVSTHTVTHPTIARSPKEVLVEELISDRKALETIVGYPVRGLSYPNGSFTQKIKELLPHLGIEYARTVKSTNTFSIPDDYFEWNPTCHHNQNLMKLAKDFIGLHKQQYLYLMYVWGHSYEFDNDENWDVIEDFCKYIGGRENIWYATNIKIIDYLKAFQNLKFSADCQFVYNPNAASVWLKVENDIIEVKGGEQVNI, from the coding sequence ATTCCAAATGTAATGTTAACCTTTCCAGAAGGCAAGAACAAGGTCGTAACGATGAGCTATGACGATGGGAAGAATGCGGATAGAAGGTTAGTTAGTATCTTTAATCAATACGGGATCAAAGGAACTTTTCATCTTAATTCAGGATTAACTGAAACCAAGGAGCGTATATCAAAGCAAAAAATAGCAGAACTTTACCAAAACCATGAAGTATCAACTCATACAGTTACACACCCTACCATCGCAAGATCGCCAAAAGAGGTGCTAGTAGAAGAGTTGATTTCAGATCGAAAAGCTTTAGAAACAATTGTGGGTTATCCCGTAAGAGGCCTTTCTTATCCCAACGGGTCGTTTACTCAGAAAATCAAAGAGCTATTGCCACATCTCGGTATTGAATATGCCCGTACCGTCAAAAGTACAAACACGTTTTCAATTCCCGACGACTATTTTGAATGGAATCCAACCTGCCATCACAATCAAAATCTCATGAAACTGGCAAAAGATTTCATAGGTCTTCACAAGCAACAATACTTGTACCTAATGTATGTATGGGGCCACAGCTACGAATTTGATAACGACGAAAACTGGGATGTCATAGAAGATTTTTGCAAATATATTGGGGGCCGTGAAAATATTTGGTATGCAACCAATATTAAAATCATTGATTATTTAAAAGCATTCCAAAATCTTAAGTTCTCAGCAGATTGCCAATTTGTCTATAATCCAAATGCAGCATCTGTATGGCTCAAAGTCGAGAATGATATAATTGAAGTAAAAGGTGGAGAGCAAGTAAATATCTAG
- a CDS encoding P-II family nitrogen regulator has product MNIVNKEHKLIITIVKKGQAKKAVKASKLAGAEGGTIISGRGTGIHEQAKLFNILIEPEKDIVLTLIDRAKTSEVLKQIDEDAGLNQPGKGISFVLEVEKTIGINHILNKMVNEKFDSQNE; this is encoded by the coding sequence ATGAACATCGTAAACAAGGAGCATAAGCTCATCATTACAATTGTCAAAAAGGGCCAAGCAAAGAAAGCCGTAAAAGCCTCGAAGCTAGCTGGAGCTGAAGGTGGTACGATTATTTCAGGTCGTGGAACTGGGATTCATGAACAGGCTAAACTATTTAATATTCTGATTGAGCCTGAAAAAGACATCGTTTTAACATTGATAGATCGAGCGAAAACATCGGAAGTATTAAAACAAATTGACGAAGATGCTGGTCTTAACCAACCTGGAAAAGGAATTTCCTTTGTCCTTGAAGTTGAGAAAACCATCGGTATTAATCATATTCTAAACAAAATGGTTAATGAGAAATTTGATAGTCAAAATGAATAA
- a CDS encoding hemolysin family protein: MESDGTLDSIPYDSILLLGALLILSGYFSASETAITSANKVRLRNQAESNNVKAKRSLKMTENFDQSLSTILIGNNIVNIAMATIATKVATDMYGNNGSTLFITTIVITILVLIFGEILPKSLAKQYAEKYLLTISASLGIVMKIFYPITWLFVQLRVGVSKIIGSNNDEPTVTDEDVKALVEIGEEEGTFLSQEKELLHNAIEFDDIVVKDILTPRPDVVAVSIDSTIDQIKDIFILEKYSRMPVYEGTIDNIIGIISHRDFFEQYVQNHDSFEITAILRKPYFVISSVKISNLLKELQKNKVHLAIVLDEYGGTSGIISIEDILEEIVGEIWDETDENEVLVENISETKIRLNGRTPIETFCETLNISEIETSSNTLSGWVSENLGYLPKKGETMLFGNFQIYIEDVRNRRIQKVIVEIQETNVDQDNFQRVI; this comes from the coding sequence TTGGAGAGTGATGGAACATTGGACAGTATACCCTATGACTCGATACTTTTATTAGGGGCGTTATTAATATTATCAGGTTATTTTTCCGCATCAGAAACGGCGATTACAAGTGCAAACAAGGTGAGATTGCGAAATCAAGCCGAAAGCAACAATGTAAAAGCTAAACGTTCGTTAAAGATGACAGAAAATTTTGACCAAAGCTTATCTACGATCTTAATTGGTAATAACATTGTGAATATTGCAATGGCTACAATTGCTACTAAGGTTGCTACTGACATGTATGGGAACAACGGTAGTACACTTTTTATTACAACAATTGTAATAACGATCTTAGTTTTAATCTTTGGTGAAATTTTACCGAAATCTTTAGCAAAACAGTACGCAGAAAAATATTTACTGACTATATCAGCTTCTTTAGGTATCGTCATGAAAATCTTTTACCCTATTACATGGCTCTTTGTACAATTAAGAGTTGGTGTTTCAAAAATTATTGGATCAAACAATGACGAACCAACTGTTACTGATGAAGACGTTAAAGCTTTAGTTGAAATAGGTGAAGAAGAAGGGACATTTCTTTCTCAAGAAAAAGAGTTACTTCATAATGCAATCGAATTTGATGATATTGTCGTAAAAGACATATTAACACCAAGACCAGATGTCGTAGCAGTATCAATTGATTCAACCATTGACCAAATCAAAGATATATTTATTCTAGAAAAATATTCTCGTATGCCTGTCTATGAGGGCACAATTGACAATATTATCGGAATTATCTCTCACAGAGACTTTTTTGAACAGTATGTACAAAACCATGACAGTTTTGAAATAACAGCTATTCTTAGGAAACCTTATTTTGTCATTTCATCTGTTAAAATATCAAATTTATTAAAAGAATTACAGAAAAACAAAGTTCATCTTGCTATTGTCCTAGATGAGTATGGTGGAACTTCTGGTATTATTTCAATTGAGGACATCTTAGAAGAAATTGTTGGTGAAATTTGGGATGAGACTGATGAAAATGAAGTTCTAGTCGAGAATATAAGTGAAACTAAAATTCGTTTAAATGGAAGAACACCAATTGAAACATTCTGTGAAACCTTAAATATCAGTGAAATTGAAACCTCCTCCAATACTTTAAGCGGTTGGGTTTCAGAAAATTTAGGGTATCTTCCTAAAAAGGGAGAAACGATGCTTTTTGGAAACTTTCAAATTTATATAGAAGACGTTCGAAATCGTCGTATTCAAAAGGTAATCGTCGAAATTCAAGAAACTAATGTTGATCAAGATAATTTTCAGAGAGTTATTTAA
- a CDS encoding DUF1538 domain-containing protein codes for MNIQIFKGFGHVLLEVTFALLPLVIFFLIFQFFFLKLEKKKLINIGKGLMLSFLGLAFFLQGVHVGFFPVGEMIGEKLGSLSYNWVLIPIGFLLGFVATFAEPAVRILNHEVEKVSGGSISQNVMLYTLSIGVAFSIAISMLRILVGIPLWYFIIPGYLIALVLMYFSSKRFTAIAFDSGGVATGPMTVTFILAIAVGVASAIEGRDPLLDGFGMIALVALSPIISVLILGLLFEGKGRERSNEHRKQGA; via the coding sequence ATGAACATACAAATTTTCAAAGGATTTGGCCATGTACTGCTTGAAGTCACATTTGCCTTACTTCCGTTAGTCATCTTCTTTTTAATCTTTCAGTTTTTCTTTTTGAAGCTTGAGAAAAAAAAGTTAATTAACATCGGTAAAGGTCTTATGTTATCATTTCTAGGGTTAGCTTTCTTTTTACAAGGAGTTCATGTTGGCTTTTTCCCAGTTGGTGAAATGATCGGTGAAAAGTTAGGAAGTTTATCTTATAATTGGGTTTTAATTCCAATCGGATTTTTACTAGGGTTTGTTGCAACATTCGCAGAACCCGCGGTTAGAATTTTAAATCATGAAGTTGAAAAAGTTTCAGGTGGGTCAATTTCTCAAAATGTTATGCTATATACCTTATCTATAGGTGTAGCATTTTCAATAGCCATATCTATGCTTAGAATATTAGTTGGGATACCGTTATGGTATTTTATTATTCCTGGTTATCTGATTGCGTTGGTCTTAATGTATTTCTCATCAAAAAGATTTACTGCCATCGCCTTTGATTCTGGAGGTGTAGCTACCGGTCCAATGACCGTTACATTTATTTTGGCAATAGCAGTTGGTGTTGCATCTGCTATTGAAGGAAGAGATCCTTTATTAGATGGATTTGGTATGATTGCATTAGTCGCCTTATCCCCCATCATCTCTGTTCTCATATTAGGTTTATTATTTGAAGGAAAGGGGCGAGAACGTAGCAATGAACATCGTAAACAAGGAGCATAA